One genomic window of Ammospiza nelsoni isolate bAmmNel1 chromosome 4, bAmmNel1.pri, whole genome shotgun sequence includes the following:
- the LOC132072066 gene encoding 3'-5' exoribonuclease 1-like isoform X1 translates to MEEQKENRPQAARDEAAAAPAARPPGRQHCRISDQETNGKTSAASSNDFSDPIYKEIAITNGYINRMTREELRSKLAEFKLETRGVKDVLKKRLKNYYKKQKLMQKEHISGDSCYDYICVVDFEATCEEGNPPEFVHEIIEFPVVLVNTRTLEIEDTFQQYVKPEINPKLSDFCISLTGITQDIVDKADIFPQVLQNVVEWMRQRELGTKYSYSMLTDGSWDMSKFLNIQCRISRIKYPSFAKKWINIRKSYGNFYKVPRNQTKLTIMLENLGMSYDGRPHSGLDDSKNIARIAIRMLQDGCDLRVNERIHGGQLMTVSSSGPLEGAPAPQMPRYRN, encoded by the exons GGTAGACAGCATTGTAGGATCAGTGATCAAGAAACTAATGGCAAAACCTCAGCTGCCAGTTCAAACGACTTCAGCGATCCGATTTACAAAGAAATTGCTATAACCAATGGTTATATCAACAGAATGACCAGAGAAGAGCTCAGGAGTAAACTCGCAGAGTTCAAGCTTGAAACCAG AGGAGTGAAGGATGTACTGAAAAAGAGATTGAAAAACTATTATAAGAAACAGAAGCTGATGCAGAAGGAACACATTAGTGGAGACAGCTGCTATGACTACATCTGTGTTGTTGACTTTGAAGCAACTTGTGAAGAAGGAAATCCGCCTGAATTTGTTCATGAAATAATTGAATTTCCTGTTGTCTTGGTAAACACACGTACCCTGGAAATA GAGGACACCTTTCAGCAATACGTGAAGCCAGAGATTAATCCCAAGCTTTCAGACTTCTGCATCAGTCTGACAGGAATAACCCAG gaCATTGTTGATAAAGCTGATATTTTTCCTCAAGTTCTGCAGAATGTCGTAGAGTGGATGAGACAACGAGAACTGGGAACAAAGTACAGCTATTCCATGTTGACTGATGG ATCTTGGGATATGAGTAAATTTTTGAACATCCAGTGCCGTATAAGCCGTATCAAATACCCTTCTTTTGCCAAAAAGTGGATCAATATTCGCAAATCATATGGGAACTTCTACAAG GTTCCTAGGAATCAGACCAAGCTGACAATCATGCTTGAAAATCTGGGCATGAGTTATGATGGGAGACCTCACAGCGGACTTGATGACTCTAAAAACATTGCAAGGATCGCCATAAGGATGCTGCAGGATGGCTGTGACCTGCGGGTGAATGAGAGAATTCACGGTGGACAGCTGATGACAGTCTCCTCCTCAGGCCCCTTAGAGGGAGCCCCTGCTCCACAGATGCCCCGCTACAGAAACTAG
- the LOC132072125 gene encoding alcohol dehydrogenase class-3 isoform X1 translates to MASGVIKCKAAVAWEAGKPLSIEEVEVAPPKAHEVRIKIVATAVCHTDAYTLSGADPEGCFPVILGHEGAGIVESVGEGVTKVKKGDTVIPLYIPQCGECKFCKNPKTNLCQKIRVTQGKGVMPDGTSRFTCKGKQIFHFMGTSTFSEYTVVADISVAKIDAAAPLDKVCLLGCGISTGYGAAVNTAKVEPGSTCAVFGLGGVGLAVIMGCKVAGASRIIGVDINKDKYAKAKEFGATECISPQDSKKPIQEVLVEMTDGGVDYSFECIGNVGVMRAALEACHKGWGLSVIVGVAAAGQEISTRPFQLVTGRTWKGTAFGGWKSVDSVPKLVTEYMSKKIKVDEFVTHTLPFDKINEAFELMHSGKSIRTVLKF, encoded by the exons ATGGCGAGCGGG GTTATTAAATGCAAAGCTGCTGTTGCCTGGGAGGCAGGTAAACCTCTCTCAATTGAGGAGGTGGAGGTTGCTCCACCAAAAGCTCATGAAGTTCGTATCAAG ATAGTTGCCACTGCTGTCTGTCACACTGATGCCTATACTCTGAGTGGTGCTGATCCTGAAGGATGTTTCCCTGTGATCCTGGGACATGAAGGAGCAGGAATTGTAGAGAGTGTTGGGGAAGGAGTAACAAAAGTAAAGAAGG gGGACACTGTTATCCCTCTATACATCCCTCAGTGTGGAGAGTGCAAGTTCTGTAAGAATCCTAAAACAAACCTGTGCCAGAAGATAAG AGTCACTCAAGGGAAAGGAGTCATGCCTGATGGTACCAGCAGATTCACCTGCAAGGGAAAGCAGATTTTCCACTTCATGGGGACCAGCACCTTCTCTGAGTACACCGTGGTGGCTGACATCTCAGTAGCCAAGATAgatgctgcagcacctctggaTAAAGTgtgcctgctgggctgtggcatcTCCACGGGCTATGGGGCTGCTGTCAACACTGCTAAG GTGGAGCCTGGCTCTACATGTGCCGTGTTTGGTTTGGGAGGCGTTGGGCTGGCGGTTATTATGGGCTGTAAAGTAGCAGGAGCATCCCGGATCATTGGCGTTGACATTAACAAGGATAAGTATGCCAAAGCCAAAGAGTTTGGAGCTACTGAGTGCATCAGCCCCCAAGACTCCAAGAAGCCCATCCAGGAGGTTCTGGTTGAGATGACCGATGGTGGTGTGGATTACTCATTTGAGTGCATTGGAAACGTCGGAGTCATG AGGGCTGCCCTGGAAGCCTGCCACAAAGGCTGGGGACTCAGTGTGATAGTcggagtggctgctgctggccaggagaTCTCCACACGGCCATTCCAGCTCGTAACTGGGCGGACGTGGAAAGGGACTGCATTTGGAG gcTGGAAGAGTGTAGACAGTGTTCCTAAACTGGTGACTGAATACATGTCCAAAAAGATTAAGGTTGATGAATTTGTGACTCACACGCTGCCTTTTGACAAAATCAATGAGGCTTTTGAGCTGATGCATTCAGGAAAAAG cattCGAACTGTCCTGAAATTTTAG
- the LOC132072265 gene encoding alcohol dehydrogenase 1-like: MATAGKVIRCRAAVVWAPGKLSVEEVEVAPPKAGEVRIKLVATGICRTDEHLLQGCFPNAEFPVIPGHEGAGIVESVGEGVTSMKPGDKVIPLCIPQCRECSFCRNPESNFCQKSHISEPQNLLPDKTSRFSCKGKQIHHFLWVSTFAEYTVVPEYTVAKIDAAAPLDKVCLFGCGFSTGYGAAINTAKVKPGSTCAVFGLGGIGLSVVMGCKAAGASRIIAMDINKDKFAKAKELGATDCINPRDFQKPIQEVLTEMTGQGVDYSFEAIGHKDTMIAALASCNMSTGVCVMIGELDSGSEISINPTLLLTGRTWKGTVLGGWKMRECIPKLVSGYLEKKFNSDLLITHTLPFTKVNEGFELLRAGKSIRTVLLF, from the exons ATGGCCACTGCGGGAAAA GTTATCAGGTGCAGGGCTGCTGTTGTCTGGGCCCCGGGCAAGCTCTCTGTTGAGGAGGTGGAAGTTGCACCCCCAAAGGCAGGGGAAGTCCGGATCAAG CTTGTGGCCACAGGCATCTGTCGCACAGATGAGCACCTTCTGCAAGGCTGCTTTCCCAATGCAGAATTCCCAGTGATCCCTGGCCATGAAGGAGCTGGAATTGTGGAAAGTGTTGGAGAAGGAGTGACCTCTATGAAACCAG GTGACAAAGTAATCCCACTTTGCATCCCTCAGTGCAGGGAATGCAGCTTCTGCCGGAATCCTGAATCCAACTTCTGCCAGAAGTCCCA TATCTCTGAACCACAAAACCTGCTGCCAGACAAGACCAGCCGCTTCTCTTGCAAAGGGAAGCAGATCCATCATTTCCTGTGGGTCAGCACCTTTGCAGAATACACCGTGGTCCCAGAGTACACTGTTGCCAAGATAgatgctgcagcacctctggaCAAAGTCTGCTTGTTTGGCTGTGGGTTTTCCACGGGCTATGGGGCTGCCATCAACACAGCCAAG GTAAAACCAGGCTCCACCTGTGCTGTTTTTGGACTTGGAGGAATTGGCCTCTCTGTTGTCATGGGCTGCAAGGCAGCTGGAGCTTCCCGCATCATTGCCATGGACATCAACAAGGACAAGTTTGCCAAGGCCAAGGAGCTGGGAGCCACCGACTGCATCAACCCTCGAGACTTCCAGAAGCCCATCCAGGAGGTGCTCACTGAGATGACCGGGCAGGGCGTGGACTACTCCTTTGAGGCCATTGGGCACAAGGACACCATG ATTGCTGCCCTGGCTTCCTGCAATATGAGCACTGGTGTCTGTGTGATGATTGGAGAACTGGATTCTGGTTCGGAGATTTCCATCAATCCCACACTTCTGCTGACTGGGCGTACATGGAAGGGGACTGTGCTCGGAG GCTGGAAGATGAGAGAATGTATCCCCAAATTAGTTTCTGGCTATTTGGAGAAGAAATTCAATTCGGACTTGCTGATCACGCACACTCTGCCATTCACTAAAGTGAACGAGGGATTTGAGTTGCTACGTGCAGGAAAAAG TATCCGCACTGTCCTGCTCTTCTGA
- the LOC132072066 gene encoding 3'-5' exoribonuclease 1-like isoform X2 produces the protein MTREELRSKLAEFKLETRGVKDVLKKRLKNYYKKQKLMQKEHISGDSCYDYICVVDFEATCEEGNPPEFVHEIIEFPVVLVNTRTLEIEDTFQQYVKPEINPKLSDFCISLTGITQDIVDKADIFPQVLQNVVEWMRQRELGTKYSYSMLTDGSWDMSKFLNIQCRISRIKYPSFAKKWINIRKSYGNFYKVPRNQTKLTIMLENLGMSYDGRPHSGLDDSKNIARIAIRMLQDGCDLRVNERIHGGQLMTVSSSGPLEGAPAPQMPRYRN, from the exons ATGACCAGAGAAGAGCTCAGGAGTAAACTCGCAGAGTTCAAGCTTGAAACCAG AGGAGTGAAGGATGTACTGAAAAAGAGATTGAAAAACTATTATAAGAAACAGAAGCTGATGCAGAAGGAACACATTAGTGGAGACAGCTGCTATGACTACATCTGTGTTGTTGACTTTGAAGCAACTTGTGAAGAAGGAAATCCGCCTGAATTTGTTCATGAAATAATTGAATTTCCTGTTGTCTTGGTAAACACACGTACCCTGGAAATA GAGGACACCTTTCAGCAATACGTGAAGCCAGAGATTAATCCCAAGCTTTCAGACTTCTGCATCAGTCTGACAGGAATAACCCAG gaCATTGTTGATAAAGCTGATATTTTTCCTCAAGTTCTGCAGAATGTCGTAGAGTGGATGAGACAACGAGAACTGGGAACAAAGTACAGCTATTCCATGTTGACTGATGG ATCTTGGGATATGAGTAAATTTTTGAACATCCAGTGCCGTATAAGCCGTATCAAATACCCTTCTTTTGCCAAAAAGTGGATCAATATTCGCAAATCATATGGGAACTTCTACAAG GTTCCTAGGAATCAGACCAAGCTGACAATCATGCTTGAAAATCTGGGCATGAGTTATGATGGGAGACCTCACAGCGGACTTGATGACTCTAAAAACATTGCAAGGATCGCCATAAGGATGCTGCAGGATGGCTGTGACCTGCGGGTGAATGAGAGAATTCACGGTGGACAGCTGATGACAGTCTCCTCCTCAGGCCCCTTAGAGGGAGCCCCTGCTCCACAGATGCCCCGCTACAGAAACTAG
- the LOC132072125 gene encoding alcohol dehydrogenase class-3 isoform X2, protein MVIKCKAAVAWEAGKPLSIEEVEVAPPKAHEVRIKIVATAVCHTDAYTLSGADPEGCFPVILGHEGAGIVESVGEGVTKVKKGDTVIPLYIPQCGECKFCKNPKTNLCQKIRVTQGKGVMPDGTSRFTCKGKQIFHFMGTSTFSEYTVVADISVAKIDAAAPLDKVCLLGCGISTGYGAAVNTAKVEPGSTCAVFGLGGVGLAVIMGCKVAGASRIIGVDINKDKYAKAKEFGATECISPQDSKKPIQEVLVEMTDGGVDYSFECIGNVGVMRAALEACHKGWGLSVIVGVAAAGQEISTRPFQLVTGRTWKGTAFGGWKSVDSVPKLVTEYMSKKIKVDEFVTHTLPFDKINEAFELMHSGKSIRTVLKF, encoded by the exons ATG GTTATTAAATGCAAAGCTGCTGTTGCCTGGGAGGCAGGTAAACCTCTCTCAATTGAGGAGGTGGAGGTTGCTCCACCAAAAGCTCATGAAGTTCGTATCAAG ATAGTTGCCACTGCTGTCTGTCACACTGATGCCTATACTCTGAGTGGTGCTGATCCTGAAGGATGTTTCCCTGTGATCCTGGGACATGAAGGAGCAGGAATTGTAGAGAGTGTTGGGGAAGGAGTAACAAAAGTAAAGAAGG gGGACACTGTTATCCCTCTATACATCCCTCAGTGTGGAGAGTGCAAGTTCTGTAAGAATCCTAAAACAAACCTGTGCCAGAAGATAAG AGTCACTCAAGGGAAAGGAGTCATGCCTGATGGTACCAGCAGATTCACCTGCAAGGGAAAGCAGATTTTCCACTTCATGGGGACCAGCACCTTCTCTGAGTACACCGTGGTGGCTGACATCTCAGTAGCCAAGATAgatgctgcagcacctctggaTAAAGTgtgcctgctgggctgtggcatcTCCACGGGCTATGGGGCTGCTGTCAACACTGCTAAG GTGGAGCCTGGCTCTACATGTGCCGTGTTTGGTTTGGGAGGCGTTGGGCTGGCGGTTATTATGGGCTGTAAAGTAGCAGGAGCATCCCGGATCATTGGCGTTGACATTAACAAGGATAAGTATGCCAAAGCCAAAGAGTTTGGAGCTACTGAGTGCATCAGCCCCCAAGACTCCAAGAAGCCCATCCAGGAGGTTCTGGTTGAGATGACCGATGGTGGTGTGGATTACTCATTTGAGTGCATTGGAAACGTCGGAGTCATG AGGGCTGCCCTGGAAGCCTGCCACAAAGGCTGGGGACTCAGTGTGATAGTcggagtggctgctgctggccaggagaTCTCCACACGGCCATTCCAGCTCGTAACTGGGCGGACGTGGAAAGGGACTGCATTTGGAG gcTGGAAGAGTGTAGACAGTGTTCCTAAACTGGTGACTGAATACATGTCCAAAAAGATTAAGGTTGATGAATTTGTGACTCACACGCTGCCTTTTGACAAAATCAATGAGGCTTTTGAGCTGATGCATTCAGGAAAAAG cattCGAACTGTCCTGAAATTTTAG